TGCACATACATACGCGCTCCGATTATACGTACGTCgcacgctcgcgcgcgcgcgtctagtgtgtgcgtgtgtgcgtgcatgtgtgtaCGCGTGTGTATGGATTTTCGTCGCGCGCGAGACGCACGCCGATCCAAACGCGCGCCGCTCGGAGGCGCTTATCGAGGTGCGATTACGCGCAACGCGGATTAATTAATCTCTCGCGCCCGCGGGAGCGCGATCAATCCCGTGCCGCGAATCGATCTGCCGCACGAAATTCCCGCGTTTCAATCCGTACGGACCGGATGAATGAACGAACGTACAACGACTCTGCTCCGACATGGCCTTTTCGTGCCTTCGAATTTATTTTCGTTCGTCAATTCCGCGTTTCGGAGTCGCCACGTGGGATTTCGGTTTCGTCGAGGTAGAAGAGcggagagaggggagggaatATCGGGAGGTAAGTGGCGTTTCCTCGGGCGGTCGGGAAAGCGCAGCGGCTTGACGTTCGATTCGTTTCGATGCGCATGTAAACATTCCGCTCTCTCAATAGCAGCGCCGGCGGCCCTCGAGGTATTTTCAACGGGAGCGTCGGCGAGGTTGGGTCGATGCATTTAGCGTCCTCGAGCGCGCACCTCCGCATGCCCCCGTGCTGCGTGGTTAAAACGGGGCGCCGCGCCGGGGAGCGTTCTCCAATCGCTGTCGGAAAGATAAGGAACGTCTCGCGGGACCGTTCGACCGCTATCCCGAGTATCTCTCTCGGGCCGAAAACCTTCTGGAACGAAATGAAACGGGATTGCGGCTCCACGTCTTATTCCGCGCGAGGGATGAGAAGGAGTCGCAATTTAAGTGTGCCGATTTTGGAGCCTCCGCTAGTGACAACAAGTAATGACGGTGCTTTGTCTTCTTTTTGTAGTTTTTCAATCTGATCTTTAACAAATTTGAATTTGTcgggaaaattttaaaatacacagCAGATGTGAAGTTATTAATAAGAACGGCACGTTAATGAAAGTAAGctgtaataagtaatattaaagtgaAAACCCATCAATATGTgaacaatacaaattaataaatgatctTATTTAGCCAAAACAAATCTTGatacttaaaagtattttttttacaaatcttAGAATTGTCGGTgataaaatactaaataaaaaataaaatactctGGGAGAAAAATCTTTCAACCAAAGACGTCACGAGAACAACAATGTACCATagttaagatttaaaatagtttCCATCAACAGTGCTTTtgcttttagatattaataatttcttaattttgttttaatcaaagaaacaagttattatgaattattaaagatgAGAGCATTAATATGTTTTACTAGCAGGAAAATGCGAATTAATACGTTTGTAAAGCTCGgctatgtaataatttatgatactAGATGTTTAATAGCTTTACATGCTGATTTTccaacaaattaaaatgttttcaagATCATAATTAGattcaatatttcaaaaactacAGAAAAATATACCATTATTGCTGTTTCACGCTCAAGAAAAAGCGTTTATtttaagacattaaaaaatgttttgtttctgTTATCTTATTTGTcagatacttaaaaaatttaacattttgaatttaaataccacatagatatttttaaatagttaaaaagacaaaacattttaaaatcttaaaattaaacactcTTTTAATGCCAAAATCGGcacattttttacatcaaCGTTTGTTTGATGTTTAAACGCTGTTACATGTAGACGTCAAAATGCGATCATTTAGAACAGGAATCGATAAACTTGGCTACCcgcgtaattattattatttattaaatttcctttaataaaaaattgttttctatcTTGTTATGTAAGTACCATTGCTTCTTGATCCTCAAGGcttaaatatttacagataCAGAATAAATTTACCGACTCTTGCTTTAGAATGAGAATCGTTTAAATTTgactttcaaatattaactCTTAAATCGTCGTATCTCATCTACCGACTAAACACAGGAGAATCGAATTccgtaaaattttacaatgccTATACGTAGGAAAATTTCGTGCGCGCTGCTCAAATTCGTTCACGGCTAGAGCATTGCCTAGAGTACCGTTTGAATCGACAATCGGGGAACGGAATCCGCTATGGAGATAAGAACCTGTTTATCGGAGCGTGGGTCCACAGGAAGGCCGATACTACGTCGTCGCGAAGGCAACGCTTGTAATCGGAAAAGGGAAACCGAAGGTCACGGCTACTCTCTCTCGTAAAAACTTAACGAAACgtcatgcaaataaaaataatagcgaGGGTGGCAGGAGGGTAAGAATTTTGACGCCTGACTGCGTAAATGTAAAAGCCGTAAACAGAGAGAGGGGAAAACAGCTGATTAGCCCACGGCCTGATGTCTCTCGCTAATATTTGACGAGATTTCGTTCGAGGCGAGCTAATCTCGCGCGAGGCTAAgagctgtaaaaaaaaagtcgctTACGATCGTCACGTATGCGGTGGCCATGATTGTGAATGACGGGACCTGCACAGGTGGCCTCGGCGAGCAGCTCGGTAGGTGCTAGTCCCACGGGATCCGGCGTACCGGAGACCCCGCTGTCCGTCAAGAGTGCCGGCGCCAGTCCACCGCAGTCCAGCGGCAAGCATCTGCACATTAACCTGGGAAATCAGTTCAGAGCGGGTGGCTCGCTGCCGAACGTTAACAACAATGTCAATTGCGGCAACGACGCGAAAGAGCACTCCTCGCCGCATCCCGGCGCGATCCACCTCGACCTTAAGGTCTGTACCGTTCTCCGAAAAGATCCCAtagttgctgttgctgttgctgttgttgcCCCGGCTTCTTGTCTCCCATTAAACGTTTCGTTGCACACACTCACCACGTTCCACGgagaaaaattattccttTGTTCTCGCGTCACAGCGTTTAGGCACGTTTTGTCTCAGGTTTATTCGAAAAGATCTCGGTGATCGAAAGTGCCAATTTTTCCTTGATCTCAGGCTTTGCGACACTCGGAACGTAAGGAAAGATCtcgatgcatttttttattcttttttttttttttttttttttttaaagcaatgtTTTTGATCGGCAAGAAAGAAATTCTTCTTTACGTGAAATTGACTTTTCTGAaatctcattattttaaagcaataatAACTCTATCATGTGTATCGCGATAAAATTCATGACCTATTGTCATTTTGAAACTTTCTAATAAAAGCTACTTTTAAGTCGGCATAAAACGAAAGACGTGTTTTCCCCGTGTTTTCCAAGGATCGTTCCGCACTGCAGATATTTCACGATTCGCTTTGTTTCGCACCAGGTCTCAGTGTAATTACAAAGTTTATTTCGAATAATGGAGTATAATGTCTTGCTGTTTATTTCACTCGTACATGCGtatgaaataagaaatattgtatCAATAAATAACGTTCATGTGCACATCACTGAACGCAATAGGAGTTGTATCGACTCGTGGCAATTTCCTTTTCGTAGTAATcttcccttttttctttttgcaatgTTTCCGCACAGCAATGGAATTGCATGGCACGTACGCAATAGCACGTATTAGAGATGTGTTCCAATTGCATTCGATATCATAAATGTAGTTGTGTAAATGGCCtgttatttttagtaacaattaaattgaGATCTCGCGACGACGAGCGAGAGATAGAACCgcgaaataattagaattctAACAACACACGGATTATGGTTAATTCGATGCGATTCGTGCTATATCGTGCCGTGTAGGATAAACGATgcataacattttttctctcgtgttacattaaaaaaaacagctGGAGGTTTTATCGTGCGTTTTGAACTCCGTGACCTTTGTATCATGTTTGCATTGTAGTTGCAGCGTGCATATTCGATTAACAATGAACAACTATTTTATTAAGCTGTGCAAACTGGCGCAAATTTTatgcagaaaatgcttttaTGGAAACACGACGAAGCTCCAGTCATTAATGATTCTATTCatgcataattattattatattcatgcAAATATCTCTTCGTAAAGGATTTATGGAATGACGTAGATGAAGTCAATGAAATCGCGATGACCTTACAggggaaattttaaaaagttttaacgaatataaattaaacgtcAAATTTCAAGAAGCTCGGTAATTTGTACCTCGGTAACTCATCATGGTTTTATTAGCAaactaattaaagatttatatgGCAAATTTAGCCAAtgtgctttaaaaaatattgtgtgtgtgaaaaattttgcaaaataattttatttagtctTGACGTTGTTTACAACAAGTTAACAGCAAAATGTACTTTATGCATTAGCAGCTGTGCATTGTCTAaagtgataattaaattacctgGATGAAGTTTTCTCGTGCCCAGGTGGATTGAGAAAATTACGCGATGTCATTTCAGATAGAGATTCAATGATGaaattacacaatatttttttccgcaTTGCCGCTGTACTGGTCACTGTACCGTGAAATCACTGAGTAGGAAATTTTACGGCTAAAACCGTAATTATGTGCATTGCACatgtaaataagtaattattttacatacgaaatttttttatgcatacGGCGTAAAAACAACGacatatattaacattagCTAACATTAGTCTAATTAAACGGGGTCTTTCTAATTCAATGacagtattaataaaacaagtaacaatttattaaaataaaagcgtgacgtatttgtttcattaattattcattattattgaGTTAACAAGACTGTTCTCGATTAGATTGCTATTAGGTAATATTGCTAATTTTTTACTGCATCattttttccgtgtagacTACTAAATgaaaacatgaaatatatGATTGCCAAAATGATGGCACTGTGTCAGGCGAGGAAATTCTTATCTTGTGCATAATTAAAGGATTCGATGCCAGACGTAAGAGTAAGTTCGTAATTTGTAAAGTTGACTAAATATACAATTGTTCCTAAAATAGGATCTTTCAAATTACGTATTTACCTCGTTCTTACACTGGATCTTTCTATCGAGGTCTCACAATGAATTTTATAGGTCTCCTTTGTATTTTACTTCGTGatctttttcataaattatttctctcaAAGAGCTGCCGTATCTAATTAACTCTTGCTatgttatttactttttatgaattctttttaattaattgacacACCCCGCTTCATTCTACACGCGAATCTACAAACATCGAGAAAGTTAAATGGTACTGGAATCAAAGacgaataaaatcataaaaaatggtttaattaaacataaacttataaataggTCGTGATTATGCATTGATATCTCGACGGTCCTCCCTTTAATTTGCCACTGTACTTGGATCTGATTTAGTTTTGATGCATATTTATAGCTTAGccaatattttaatgtcaaaCATCAACATtttctatcaattttattcatattaggCCGCATGGCATGttcataataattactaatattattacacaaaatgtattttttaaatatacataattcatatattcctAGGCTACTGCTTTGAcacttatttttcttcttttgttCACGAGCCAGTTGTTTCGCTCGTAACATTATGCGGGATATGTATTGGAGAATATCGTCGCACGTGATTATGGAGCAAACTCTCCTCCCAAGCGTCGAATTAAACCATAAACCACAACTGTAACAAATACATTTAGACGTATTAATTAACGGACGACAAGCGTGGAAGTGATCTCATTGATTGATgttaatttcatcaaaaatatattctttctaaCAATggtgataataatattctcaagttgtaaagaataaaactcTTACGCTTGCATTAAGAATTATTGGCCTAAAATAACGAGTCTATTTACCTCTGGTACTTCTGCTTGGACGCATTTCGCCACATTGAAGATCTTTTCGCATGCATCCGCGCCGTCTAAAACCGAGTCAGAGCGGGAAGttgataaagtaataattattaaatggatGTAAAATGCATTACGCTCACAACGTACCTTGTACGGCGCATTTGTTCAAAATCTTGTTACCTATCTCCTGAAATTGCTCTGGGATAACACTTATCAGCATCTCAGCTTCCAAATTACCTTCATCATCGACCTAATCGGCGGAATATCGTTTCGATCAGTTTTGCATTCGTCGTGCTTAATAAGCGAAATGATATTCATGAAAATATTACCAAACTGAAGGCGTCGAGGAGGCAGTTCATGTAGCACGTTATAGTCCGATCATTCGTGAGTTTCCCGTCGTTAACTTCGTCGATAAGCGCTGCATCGCGGAATTGAAATATCCGTTATAAATGCGAGGAGATGAgaactttaatatagataGAAAGAATCTTGGAATAGGACTACTTCTTTCGTGTAAGACGGTTTACTTTGGGTTAACGCTTAACGCTTAACGCGAATCAGAACgcgaggagaaagagagggattATTTTGGCCGAATGTTAATGTGCACGCGTGCATATCTGTTAATCGCGCAGGACTCACCTTGAGACGTTCCGTGTTCTTGCATGCATCGTTCTTTGTCACCTTGAACCATCTCCAACATTTCCGGGGGTATCCAGTCGGGTGGCTGTggcaaaatgaaaatttattacgagCGCGTCGCCATATTTTCGCGAGCCGGACTTTATTCAGTACCGTATGTTCAACAACAACGTTcccgcgcgcgtgcacgctcGGGGCGAATCGCACATCACACAATGCGTACAGTGTGGGTCATTGCCGATCGTATCGCGTGGTCGCGTTGCGTCCCTACCGAACCGGAATCTCTATCGCGTTTAAACGAAAGTAAGCTGAAGGGCTTACCCCGGCGGACACGTAAATCGCCTGTAGCAACACTACGCCGAGGATCACCGACACGTGCATCGTCGTATGTTTGCTTGCACCTCGATGTGTCACTTTTCTACAACCAAATGTATCATGCGCGCCGGTTACGCGCGGTTTTTATAACACCACGTCGACGGGATGTGGGCGTGCTTGACCAGAGGGCTAATGTTATATCCTTCGCTTACTGATTGAGGCTCTTCGTCGTTAAGTCGACGGTTAAACCCCAGCTAATTTTTGACTCTTAACGGAAGCGTGCAGCTTGCAATTACGAACGCGCGCGACCTTGTGTGTATCCTGTGCGTATGCATATCTACGAGAATGTCGCTCGGCTTATGCTAGTGCATAGAACCTTTCGATTTTCATTGAGTAGTCATCAAACCGGAAAAGCTAGGAaagacatattttttacacaataatgaCACTGTGAAATGAAACTTGATAATTAttccaagaaaatattttcaatccGACAAACAAGAATTATAGTTTGATGTATTTAATAACGCggcattttatgaaattactttttaaaaatcaattgaaagaagaaaaggcgGCTTAACGGAAATAATTCCTTAATTGAccttatttgtaatttaaggacctttatttttaattttctatgaaaattgtaaaactacacttcaaatatatttactttaagtTGAATAACGGGAAGCTCTTAATATACGTAATTAACTTCATTGAGTCTAAGCCGGAGACGGGCCCTTATTCAGTTCAACGTATGACCCTACGATGTTTACAATTGCGATATATTTAATGTCGGgattaattatagattttaagttttttagggggaaatattttctattttccaacaattttatttgcatgtCTTTCAATCTTATCAAATATCAAGTTACttgcaaaatactttgtttttttttttatgtcataaTGATTTTTGCTAATTCATGACATACAAAACTaaactatttttctttcttacgtaattatcattatattataccTAAACGAAGTGTATCCGTTGATAATGCGGAAGAAACAGCGCTATACGAAACAATGTCGTAACCAGTAAAAACACAATGTACGTAGCAATTACCAAATTACCGCTGAATTGTAAGAATCATCGTCAACATCGCGATACGAAATCACCATGTATGTTAATAACTGAAAATTGgctaatttgttttatatccaaaggaaaaagaagaaaaattttgcattaacTATGCTCGTATTTGTGAAGTACTAATTTGATACTTCCGATCATATTACGATCATAATAATCTAGGATTATACGTCAGACTTCGTATTGTACGATTGCTGCAATTTGTCAATGAATGTAATTGTTTGCTTACGGAGGCTGTACCATGTAACGCTGCCGGAGGTAATAAACAAAGAGGAATTCGTATTTCAGTTTACAGTACACGCGCATAGAATACGTATCACGTTTCACTCTATAACGAAGCAATTAAATCGTGGAACGAAATGTAATATCGAAACCGCGTCACACCGCGTTATTATCGACGTTTGCGCGTAAGGTCTTTGGCGAAGCGACAAGGCAAAAGACAGCATTCTCAAATTTAACCGCGTCAAGTCCAATCAATGAACTCGGCTGATTGACTTTCCACTACGCACCGTATTTTCCGTTCACTGACAactattgcaaattaattagaCTCAACGTAATTCGCGATTGACGGTACGTTTAAACAGTCGATACATTTGTCGAGTCACGCGGTACGTGTTAAAAGATTCTAATGGAAAAAGAAACGGGTTTAAAAGGTGAAGTAATATGCGCGAAAAAAAATACTTCGGCAATGTTTCCTCTATGGATATCAATAATAAGATCTGTAGCCATTTcgttgaataaattttcttcaacGTTTCAGGTGAAATTTAGATGACGTATCACAAAATCATATGTAATTCGAATGTAGATGGTAGAACTTTTCTTTAGTATTTTAGTTGCAAAACTCATACGACGTATCGAAAAATCGTATGTAATTCGGAATAATGTAAAGCCGTGTTTCCTCGACAGACCTTGCAAGTTTCCTGAATAAGTGATACTTTGTGAGCGGTCTTATAGCATCGCGAGAAATTGATCGATCTCGCAGGACAATGGGAAATCATTGTGTTTAGTCTACGAGTATCACAATGCCACGGAGAACTCCGTACTTATTAATATACTCCGACCTTGATGCAGCGCTTGGTTTGAGGGTAAAACGAGTCCTATATATCGCTTAATATATCCGCGCAAGTTTCTATTACCAGTTACTGGCGCGACAAATTGCCCGTCGTTTCTGATATCCGGTTATCCCAAATCCACGTGCGGTGACCtatcactgaaaaaaattgtatcttaaATAAGAGGATTATATTGGGGAGGACTCTTTGCAAGTCTTCTTAACATTTGTTAATGAATGAGAATATGTCTCACAGAGTAAATTTCATAATCTCATCTACaatctcttatttttataaatttttataaaaataaaaattatatttgctacTAATCTATTTACTTTAGTTTAAAGGAATTTTAgaagaagttaaaaataagaaagaaattttcaattttttctgtgataaaaaatgatgatGCGGGCGAGTTGGGTGACGCGTTTGCTGATGCCGATCCCTACGGGACGGACGCTGCTTATCCCTCTCTCGATCGCGACATCGAGGATCGAGTTCGTACGAAGAATCGCTTACGATTAACGTGAAGGCCCGGGTACATTGTTACCAAGACAGTCAAGGTCAGGTTTCGATCGCGCGAGGAAATGCACCGAGGTGGTTTTATCTCGGGCGGTTTTACCTCTCCTCGGACGGTGCGATCGGGGTCAAGAGATCCCACTCGGGTTCTTACCCCGCCGTTCGATCATTCGTTGCGCCTCTCGAGGCctcccgtcgtcgtcgtcgtcgtcgtcgtcgtcgtcgccgtcgccgtcgcgatTGCATTCGGCGTCGTCTTCTCGCTCGTCCAACTTTCTCGCGCGCACGCGAATCGATCGAATTTCCGGCGGATTTCTGCTCCTGCGCACGTGCCGTGGCGCACCTATCCGCCGTGCCGCGCCGTTCATGTCGCCGCGACGAGAGCCTCGGCTTAGCCTTGCTGCGCTCCGGCGATCTCTGTCGGTGCAATCTAATTGAATGGCAGCCCCGTGGGCGATAAGGCGTACGTACGAGCTGGTTCATTCTCgggataatataaataacggCGGGAAATATCAGAATAATATGACTTCCACTTGGTTTCGGAGCCACGTCTGATATCTCTATTTAAACACCTGTGCTGAAACTGTTGTTTTAAAACACGTGGAATGGCAGAAGAGCCAGTTAAAAATAGCAATACTGACTAGAAAgaatacaaaacaattaaatttacaacttaAAAAGTCGATATCACCACCGAGTAACTTTGCACTTCTTTAGCAACAGAAGTTGTCTTCAGCACAGAGAGGAGATATCGTTCGCTTTTCCGACAGGGTTTTTCTGCGGCCTTTAGGATAATATAAGGAGAGCTCGCGAAAGGACACTCCACCAACGCGCAACGGCGCGAGTTGCCGTGCAAGCTCCGGGGGCACAGCAGAAAACAAACGCCACCGCGGACACGTGCTTCGGGGGCAAGTGTGCACTCGCATACGGAATATTGATCGCGTTACTCGTGCAGGTACTCGTCAGTTTCATTCGTTCCCCGGCGTGCCGATTGCAGGGTATGGCcgtgttgctgctgctgctgctgctacggCCGCATCCAGCTACATCCAGCTGCTTCGATTGTCGCGCGGCTTCTTCACCGCAAAATGTTGCGGCGTAAGGGTGTCACTACTGTGTTCCTCGCAGAGACACTCGGTAGCGCTTTACTGTCGTTTGCAAAGCGGAATCCCCATCCCTTGATCCGCCCGTTGCAGCTCACGACACGGTGATCGATTTTCGAGGATTACGCTCGTTTCT
This genomic window from Monomorium pharaonis isolate MP-MQ-018 chromosome 8, ASM1337386v2, whole genome shotgun sequence contains:
- the LOC105828792 gene encoding general odorant-binding protein 69a, whose product is MHVSVILGVVLLQAIYVSAGPPDWIPPEMLEMVQGDKERCMQEHGTSQALIDEVNDGKLTNDRTITCYMNCLLDAFSLVDDEGNLEAEMLISVIPEQFQEIGNKILNKCAVQDGADACEKIFNVAKCVQAEVPELWFMV